TTGGCGATCGCCTGATGACCCGCTAAAACTAACCAGAATCCCCCACCATCCTTGGGTAAATAATTCCGGTCAAAGTTGAAGCCAACTAGACTTTATGGCCGAGTAGCCACACAGGCGCTATTTTCCAACACCGTCCGCCGGGCCCATTGATCCGCTGCCAAAATTGTTTCTAAATCAGGGCTAGCAGTATTTTGACCAACGTAGAGGTCACAGGTCTTTTCAATCAGACGGGGAATATCCAAAAAGCTAATTTTTTCTTGCAAAAATAAAGCCACCGCCTGTTCATTGGCCGCATTTAACACCGCTGGCATGGCTCCCCCAGCTCGCCCGGCCCCATAGGCCAATTGCATGCAGGGATATTTATCGTGATCTGGCTCCCGAAAACTCAAGCTACCGGCTTTAACTAAATCCAAAGGTTCCCAGTCGGTGTAAATTCTTTCTGGCCAAGATAGGGCATAGAGCAACGGCAAACGCATATCAGGCCACCCCAGTTGAGCTAGCACAGAAGTATCCTGCACCTCAATTAAAGAATGAATAATGCTTTGGGGATGAATGACAATGTCTATATGATCGTAGTCCAAGCCAAATAGATAATGGGCTTCAATCACCTCCAAACCCTTGTTCATCAATGTGGCGGAATCAATGGTGATTTTTTGTCCCATAGACCAGTTGGGATGTTTGAGGGCATCCTGTACTGTTACAAACGGTAATCTTTCCACCGGCAAGTCCCGGAATGCTCCCCCGGAAGCGGTGAGAATGATCCGCCGTAACCCCCCTTCGGGAACCCCCTGTAAACATTGAAAAATGGCTGAATGTTCTGAATCCGCCGGCAATAACTTCACCCCCATTTTTTCCACCAGGGGTAACACCACCGGAGCTCCGGCAATTAACGTTTCCTTATTGGCTAAAGCAATATCTTTCCCGGCGGCGATCGCCGCCATGGTGGGTAATAATCCCGCACAACCGACAATACCTGTGACCACACTTTCTGCATCACCATAACGGGCCACTTCCACCACCCCTTCTTCCCCCACCACGTACATGGGTTGGTAATCAGTTAGTTCGGCCACTGCTGCTTTTAGGTCCTCTAACTTTTCTGCCTGACGAATCGCAACAATCTCTGGGCGAAACTCCGCCACCTGTTGGGCTAGTAATGCAACATTTCCCCCAGCCGCTAAACCGACCACCTGAAAAGCATCAGGATGATGGGTAACAATGTCCAGAGTTTGGGTACCAATGGAACCGGTGGAGCCGAGGATAGAAATGCGTTTCACCATTACCGCCGTTGCTTAAGCTAAAACTAATCTTCCCAATCTTACGGGGTTGCCGCCCATCTGAGAAGAAAAAACTCCCCCAGGATTGAACCAAGGAGGAGCAAAATTATTTATTCTCTTGTTTTTACTAAGGCAAAACTTAGAAACGAAAAATTAACTTCAATCTACACAGCAACGGAGGTGCGGGAGGTGGCGGTTAATTCACCTTTGGCATATTTAGCGGCGTAGTCATCCAAGGTCAATTGCTTGATTTTAGAGGCATTGCCAGCAGTCCAGAACTGTTGATAGCGATCGGCACAAACCTGCTTCATATATTTGATAGAAGGCTTGAGGAAGTGACGGGGATCAAAGTTCTTGGGATCTTTAGCAGCGGCTTCCCGGAAAGCGGCGGTGATGGCTAAGCGATTATCGGTGTCGATGTTTACTTTACGTACACCACTCTTGATGCCTTTTTGAATTTCTTCCACGGGCACACCATAGGTTTCGGGGATAGCACCACCGAATTCGTTGATCATGTCGATCCATTCCTGGGGAACGGAGGAAGAACCGTGCATTACCAAGTGGGTGTTGG
The genomic region above belongs to Synechocystis sp. PCC 6803 substr. PCC-P and contains:
- the dxr gene encoding 1-deoxy-D-xylulose-5-phosphate reductoisomerase, with amino-acid sequence MKRISILGSTGSIGTQTLDIVTHHPDAFQVVGLAAGGNVALLAQQVAEFRPEIVAIRQAEKLEDLKAAVAELTDYQPMYVVGEEGVVEVARYGDAESVVTGIVGCAGLLPTMAAIAAGKDIALANKETLIAGAPVVLPLVEKMGVKLLPADSEHSAIFQCLQGVPEGGLRRIILTASGGAFRDLPVERLPFVTVQDALKHPNWSMGQKITIDSATLMNKGLEVIEAHYLFGLDYDHIDIVIHPQSIIHSLIEVQDTSVLAQLGWPDMRLPLLYALSWPERIYTDWEPLDLVKAGSLSFREPDHDKYPCMQLAYGAGRAGGAMPAVLNAANEQAVALFLQEKISFLDIPRLIEKTCDLYVGQNTASPDLETILAADQWARRTVLENSACVATRP